The Streptomyces sp. NBC_01463 DNA window GTGGCCCAGGACGCCGCCCTTTCAAGGCGGTAGCACGGGTTCGAATCCCGTTGGGGGCACGCTTTAACGTGTGCGAGACTTGTTCTCGCACATTGCTTGGTCCTGTGGAGCAGTTTGGAGTGCTCGCCACCCTGTCAAGGTGGAGGCCGCGGGTTCAAATCCCGTCAGGACCGCTGCAGCCCTTGTGAGCTGCGTGGCTGGGTAGCTCAGTTGGTACGAGCGATCGCCTGAAAAGCGATAGGTCGCCGGTTCGATCCCGGCCCCAGCCACCACCCGAAAGCCCCGTCCGTCGGACGGGGCTTTCGCCGTGTCAGGCACCCTCCCGGTCCACGGTGTTCAGCTCCTCCGCCCCGCCGCGGTCCCGGCGGCGCCCGGACCGCACCGCGATCACCAGCAGCGCCACGGCCACCACCGCGACCAGCAGCAACGCGTCCGGCACGTGCTCGCCGATGCCCCGGGCCCACTGCTCGACGGCGAACGACTGGTCCACGTCCAGCAGTCCGGGCAGCGCCGTCGTCCCGTCGTACACGAGGAACACGGCGCCCAGGGCGATGAAGAAGAGCCCCGACAGCAGCGTCGTCGTGTGCAGTTCGAAGCGGCCCAGCCGCAGGGCGCGGCCGCGCAGCCAGGCCCGCCGGCCCAGCTCGAACCGCTCCCAGAGCAGCGCGAGCACGAACAGCGGCACCGCCATGCCCAGCGCGTAGACGGCGAGCAGCAGTCCGCCGTACGCCGGGCTGCCGCTGACGGCCGCGACGGTCAGGACGCTGCCGAGGATCGGTCCCGCGCAGAAGCCGGCCAGTCCGTAGACGGCGCCGAGGGCGTAGACGGACACGGCCGTGGTGGGCCTGATCCGGCCGCTGAGGGCGGAGATCCGGCGCGAGGCGAAGCCCAGGCCGACGATCTGGGCGACGCCGAGGCCGATGATCAGCCAGCCCGCGCCGAGGACGAGGGCGTCGCGGTGGCTGTAGAACAGCCGCCCGGCGTACGAGCCCGCGGCGCCGAGCGGCACGAGCGTGGTGGCCAGTCCGGCGTAGAAGATCCCGGTCCGGGCGAGCAGCCGGGAAGCGGAGTCGATGGAGTACGCGAAGAAGGCGGGGAGCAGCAGGGCGCTGCACGGGCTGAGCAGGGCCAGCAGCCCGCCGAGGAACGCGGCGAAGTAGCCGATGCCGGGCGTCACTTCGCGGCGCTCGCTTCGGGGGACGCGGTGCTCGTCCCGGAGGCCCCCTCGGCGTCCTGGCCCGCGCTGCCGATGTTCTTCGCGCGCTCCGCCGCCTGGTCGATGGCCCGGGTGAAGGTCTCCGCGGGCTGCGCCCCGGCGATCGGGCGGCCGTTGACCAGGAAGGACGGGGTGGACGTCGCGCCGATTCCGTACCCCTGCTCCTGGTCCTCGCTCACCGCCGCCGCGGCCGCCGTACCGTCCGTGTCGCGCACGAAGCGGTCGAGGTCGGGCACCCCCGCCTGGCGGGCGAGCGCCCTCAGGCGGTCCTTGCCGAACCCCTTCTCCTTGGCCCCTTCGGCGTACGCGGCCCGGTGGAACTCCCAGAAGCGGCCCTGCTGTCCGGCGGCCCAGGAGGCTCGCGCGGCGGCCTCGGACTCGGCACCGAAGATCGGGAAGTTGCGCCATTCGATGCGCAGGGTGCCGTTGTCGACGTACTTCTTCACCAGGGCGGGTTCGGTGTCCCGGGCGAACTTGCCGCAGTAGCCGCACTTGAAGTCGGCGTACTCGATGAGGACGACGGGCGCGTCCGCCCGGCCCAGGGCCAGCTTGTCGCCGGCCTCGCGGCGGGCGAGCTTCGCCAGCTCGGGGTAGACGCCCTCGTCCGGGCCCGCGGTGACGTCGGCCACCACCGAGGACGAGGAGGCGCCGGCGGATTCGGGGGCGGTGGCCCGGTAGGAGACGTAGCCGAACAGGGCGGCGGCCACGACGACCCCGGCGGCGTAGACGAGCGGCTTGCGCGAGGACTGCTTCAGGGACGACGGCTTGGGCGGGGATGTGGGCATGCGGAACTCCGAGCTGGCGATGCGGGAGGGAGAGAGAAGGAGGACGGCCGGGAGGTGCGGGCCGTCTACACCCTCAGTACGGAGAGTTCCACCGGGGTCGGCGCGGCCGCGTCCGGGCCGCGCGGGTTCATCGGTGCGGACCACCGCAGCGGCTCCGGTCCGACGGCCTCGGGCAGACCCCATTCGGCGAGGCCCGGTGCCTGGTCGTGGGCGGCTCGGGACCGCCCCGGGACACCCGGTTCACCGCCGTCGTGCCCGCTCCTGCGCCCACAGCCCGCAAGCCCGTCCCGCTGCCCGATGTCCCGGGCCACCGTCTCGGTCGCGGTCACCGTCTCGTTCACGGTCACAGCTGCAACGGACGCGTCCGGGAGAGGCGACGGCACCGCGGCCGTCGCCGTCGCCGGTCCGCAGAACAGTCCCAGGACGACAGCGAGGGCCGCCGGCAGGCAGCACCACGACGAACGGGACACGGCGGACAGGCCTTCCGGCAGGGGCTCGGCAGAGAGATCGACTGTCCGGAATGGTACGTGCTGTGACCGCGCGCTCCCCGACCGTGCGGGTCCGGTGACCGAGACCGCGCGAAATAGGTTCGCCGTTCCTCGGGCCCGGGTGAGATCCTGGGACCCGTATGTCTACTTCCTTTGCCGATCTCCAGTCCCAGCTCGGGCAGCTCTCGCTCCGCGACGCGCACCGGCTCGGCCGCCGCCTCGAAGGCGCGCGCCGCATTCGTCAGCCCGAGGCCCA harbors:
- a CDS encoding cytochrome c biogenesis CcdA family protein yields the protein MTPGIGYFAAFLGGLLALLSPCSALLLPAFFAYSIDSASRLLARTGIFYAGLATTLVPLGAAGSYAGRLFYSHRDALVLGAGWLIIGLGVAQIVGLGFASRRISALSGRIRPTTAVSVYALGAVYGLAGFCAGPILGSVLTVAAVSGSPAYGGLLLAVYALGMAVPLFVLALLWERFELGRRAWLRGRALRLGRFELHTTTLLSGLFFIALGAVFLVYDGTTALPGLLDVDQSFAVEQWARGIGEHVPDALLLVAVVAVALLVIAVRSGRRRDRGGAEELNTVDREGA
- a CDS encoding DsbA family protein — translated: MPTSPPKPSSLKQSSRKPLVYAAGVVVAAALFGYVSYRATAPESAGASSSSVVADVTAGPDEGVYPELAKLARREAGDKLALGRADAPVVLIEYADFKCGYCGKFARDTEPALVKKYVDNGTLRIEWRNFPIFGAESEAAARASWAAGQQGRFWEFHRAAYAEGAKEKGFGKDRLRALARQAGVPDLDRFVRDTDGTAAAAAVSEDQEQGYGIGATSTPSFLVNGRPIAGAQPAETFTRAIDQAAERAKNIGSAGQDAEGASGTSTASPEASAAK